The genomic stretch CAGCATTGATGCGCTATCCAGACCTAACAACGGCGCCACCCCCGCGCAACCAACTCCGAGAACAGCCGCAATCGCAATCCCCCACAAAACTGAAGCCCGATCCAGTAACCCCATAGCAACCTCGTAGTTATTATCTCTTTTGCATACATTTTTATTGAAGGCCATTGCGGAGACTAAAGAATTGACCTGAGTTAATAACTCATACTTTAGTGGATTTATACCGGTTATCGGCAGGTAAAAAAGTATCTGAAACAAAAAACCGCAAACCCTACCCACTCTGTTACCGAGTGAGCCGGGTTTGCGGTGTTCAGGTGCTTGGTGTGGCGGCGGAATCAGGCGCCCACAACACCACCGTCGTCGCGGGTGACGATCACGGTTGCATCACGGGGACGCGGATCGCTGGCATCAGGCCAGTTTCCGTCCGGGTGCTGAATGTTCACAAACATGGTTTTCACATCCGGCGTTGAGACGACACCCGTCACTTCACAGCCTAACGGGCCAACAAAGAACCGTTTTATTTCGCGGGTCTCCGGGTTGGCGGCCAGCATCATGTTGTTCTGGTACGGCGCGGCGTCCGAGCCATCGGTCTGGATCCAGAGGCGACCGTTGTAATCGAACCAGAGGCCATCGGGGCTGTTGAAAATGTTGTCGTCGGTCAGGGATACGATGACCTCGCCATCAACCACGGTTTCGGTGCCCTGCTCTCCAGCGAACACGAAGATGTCCCAGTCGAAGCTCGTGGCTGCATGGTCGTTGCCTTGCTCGCTCCAGCGAATGATGTGGCCGGTATTGTTGAGCTCATTCGGGTTCGCTGCATTGACGCCTTCGAAGCCAGGCTTACCGCGATTGGAGTTATTGGTAAGCGTGAAGTACACCTGCCCGGTGTTCGGGTCGACCGCACCCCACTCGGGGCGATCCATCGTCGTGGCGCCGGCAATGTCTGCTGCCAGCCGGGTGTTCAGCAGTACATCCGCCTGATTCTCGAAGCCGCTGAAGGCCACCACGTCACCAACGGTTGTTCCCACTGCGGCATCAACCTTTGCTTTAAAATCTGCATTTTCCAGATCCAGAGGCAGCCAGTCTCCGGAGCCATCGTCGTTGAAACGGGCCACGTAGAGGCTACCCTCGTCCAACAGGTAGCCACCGGCCGTCGCCGCATAGTAGGGCTTTGCAGAAACGAACTTGTAGATATACTCGAAGCGCGAGTCATCACCAGAGTAGCAAACCACCGGCTGGCCTTCCTTGACCGGCGCGAAGATCACACCTTCATGGCCAAAGCGGCCAAGAGCGGTGCGCTTTTGCGGCTTGCTTTCCGGGGTGAACGGATCAATCTCGACCATGTAGCCGTAGGTATTGGCTTCGTTGCGGTAATCGTCTGCAGCCGTGGCGCCAACCGTGCTTATGTTGAACCGAACATACTGATCCTCAGCGCTGTCCGCCAGTTCCCAGTCATAGCGACTGGCACTTCCCACGCCAAGACGTGTCTGTTCCCGCGGCTGGGTGGCGTCGCCGTTGGCGAAATAGCCTGCCCAGTTCTCTTCTGCAGCGAGATAGGTTCCCCAGGGTGTCGGGCCCATGGAGCAGTTGTTCAGGGTGCCACGGGTCTCGGTGGCATTCGGGCTGTATTTGGTGATCAGTTTGTTGTAACCGCGAACCGGGCCACGGATATCCATCTCGGTGTTGCCAGTGATGCGACGATTGAAGGGGCTGCCGAAAACGATGTCCCAGGTACCTTCGCTATCCTGTTTGATATGTACAACTGACACGCCGTGCGCGGCGATTTCCTTTCGAACCTCGTCTGCCGGGCGAACGCCTGCGTTGTCAGCAGCAGCGGTCGGTCCACTGGCGTGCAAGGCGTCCTGGTTGATGTATTCATGGTTCATCACCAACAGGCCTTCGGCGGAACTGTTTCCGCCAGCCTTCTGATCGATCGGGAAGAAATGCATGCCGTCGTGGTGCATGCCAACCTGCTGCTCCTGTTCGGCACCGGTATTGGTTCCGTCGGCGCGATACGCGGGATAGGAGCCGGTAATCGGGGTGCCCCACGGCAGGAAGGCTTTGGCCGTGTATCCCTCAGGAACAACAACCTGATTGGCATTGGAGGTTGCAACAGCCTTGAATCCGAGATCGGTTTTCGCAACATTGCCGCTGGTTGCAGGGCTGGAACTGTTATCGCTGCCACAAGCCACCAGACCCAGGCCCATGACGCTGGCAAGCGCGGCGCCCACGCTGCCTTTCATCACGGTACGGCGCTGCATGCGCGCGGCCAGAACCTGATGGAAAGGGGTATTTCCGGAATGGTTAACTACCGGTTCGTAGTTGGGATCCAGGTAATTGGGATCAAGGTCGTGCTTTGCCATGGTAATGCCTCTCTCAAAGAACTGCAGGTCGGTGTTGTCGAGAGGCCAGTTTCGGCAGGAAATATGACAGTAAGCGTACGTTTGAAAGACAAACTTGTTAACATTATTTTACAGAGCCAAGGGCCGGCTCGGTATAAGGATCGCCCCGCGCAACATGCTGCAACGGAGCGATCAGCCAGTCATTTACTGTTTTGTGGCGTCTTCGTAGCCCTCTTCAATGGCATCACCCGCCTCTTCGGCGGCATCCCCCATCTCATCGGCCGCATTTTCCGCGCCCTGTTTCATTTCGCCCATGGCGCCGTCGGCCTGGCCTGTGGCTTCCTCGTAGGTCTGTTCGACGGACTCACCGGCTTCCTCCATCATATCGCCGGCGTTATCTGCAGCCTTTTCGACATCCACACCTTCGTTGTCTTCAGAACTGCAGGCAGCAAGGCCGAGTGTCAGTACCATCAAAAGCGCACTCATTGTGAGCTTGTTCATACCATATCCCTCTGTTGGTAAGTATCTACAACGGGGAACAGAGTACGGCGAGGCCCGGGACAAAGGCAATTACCGGCCGATTACCCTTTGGTTAGCCGGCGCTGTCGGTCAGCAACCGGCCATTGATGGTAATGACATGATCGAACGGAAGCA from Marinobacter subterrani encodes the following:
- a CDS encoding PhoX family protein — encoded protein: MAKHDLDPNYLDPNYEPVVNHSGNTPFHQVLAARMQRRTVMKGSVGAALASVMGLGLVACGSDNSSSPATSGNVAKTDLGFKAVATSNANQVVVPEGYTAKAFLPWGTPITGSYPAYRADGTNTGAEQEQQVGMHHDGMHFFPIDQKAGGNSSAEGLLVMNHEYINQDALHASGPTAAADNAGVRPADEVRKEIAAHGVSVVHIKQDSEGTWDIVFGSPFNRRITGNTEMDIRGPVRGYNKLITKYSPNATETRGTLNNCSMGPTPWGTYLAAEENWAGYFANGDATQPREQTRLGVGSASRYDWELADSAEDQYVRFNISTVGATAADDYRNEANTYGYMVEIDPFTPESKPQKRTALGRFGHEGVIFAPVKEGQPVVCYSGDDSRFEYIYKFVSAKPYYAATAGGYLLDEGSLYVARFNDDGSGDWLPLDLENADFKAKVDAAVGTTVGDVVAFSGFENQADVLLNTRLAADIAGATTMDRPEWGAVDPNTGQVYFTLTNNSNRGKPGFEGVNAANPNELNNTGHIIRWSEQGNDHAATSFDWDIFVFAGEQGTETVVDGEVIVSLTDDNIFNSPDGLWFDYNGRLWIQTDGSDAAPYQNNMMLAANPETREIKRFFVGPLGCEVTGVVSTPDVKTMFVNIQHPDGNWPDASDPRPRDATVIVTRDDGGVVGA